One segment of Triticum aestivum cultivar Chinese Spring chromosome 2A, IWGSC CS RefSeq v2.1, whole genome shotgun sequence DNA contains the following:
- the LOC123189992 gene encoding uncharacterized protein, with product MKGGGGGGGGKESATGSFLRFLLLLLLPLTALYFFYTLHLLLASAASSSTASCPPDPTAVSSRVSTNRTAAAVADSKAAPAASAATTLQHVVFGIAASSRFWDKRKEYIKVWWRPRGAMRGYVWLDREVRESNMSTARTGLPAIKISSDTSAFPYTHRRGHRSAIRISRIVSETFRLGLPGVRWFVMGDDDTVFFPDNLLTVLNKFDHRQPYYIGSLSESHLQNIYFSYGMAYGGGGFAISRPLAEALARIQDGCISRYPALYGSDDRIQACMAELGVPLTKHPGFHQYDVYGDLLGLLAAHPVAPIVTLHHLDVVQPLFPNAPARPAAVRRLFSGPVRLDPAGIMQQSICYDGANRWTVSVAWGFAVLVSRGVTSPREMEMPARTFLNWYRRADYTAYAFNTRPLARTPCHKPAVYYLSSARSAEAARGGETTVTRYERWRPANETRPACRWNITDPDAHLDHIVVLKRPDPGIWDRSPRRNCCRVLSSPKVGKEGKKTMTIDVGVCRDGEFSQVV from the exons AtgaaggggggcggcggcggcggcggcggcaaggagtCCGCCACCGGCTCCttcctccgcttcctcctcctgctcctcctccccctcaccGCCCTCTACTTCTTCTACacgctccacctcctcctcgcctccgccgcctcctcgtccaCCGCGTCCTGCCCGCCGGACCCCACCGCGGTCTCCTCCCGCGTCTCCACCAACCGCACCGCTGCGGCGGTGGCCGACAGTAAGGCCGCCCCCGCGGCGTCCGCGGCGACGACGCTGCAGCACGTGGTGTTCGGCATCGCGGCCTCGTCGCGGTTCTGGGACAAGCGCAAGGAGTACATCAAGGTGTGGTGGCGCCCGCGCGGCGCCATGCGCGGCTACGTCTGGCTGGACCGCGAGGTGCGGGAGTCCAACATGTCGACGGCGCGGACGGGGCTCCCGGCCATCAAGATCTCCTCCGACACCTCCGCCTTCCCCTACACGCACCGGCGCGGCCACCGCTCCGCCATCCGCATCTCCCGCATCGTCTCCGAGACCTTCCGCCTCGGCCTCCCCGGCGTGCGCTGGTTCGTCATGGGCGACGACGACACCGTCTTCTTCCCGGACAACCTGCTCACCGTCCTCAACAAGTTCGACCACCGCCAGCCCTACTACATCGGCTCCCTCTCCGAGAGCCACCTGCAGAACATCTACTTCTCCTACGGGATGGcgtacggcggcggcggcttcgccaTCAGCAGGCCGCTGGCGGAGGCGCTCGCGCGGATTCAGGACGGCTGCATCAGCCGCTACCCGGCGCTCTACGGCAGCGACGACCGGATCCAGGCGTGCATGGCGGAGCTGGGGGTGCCGCTCACCAAGCACCCGGGGTTCCACCAGTACGACGTGTACGGGGACCTGCTGGGCCTCCTGGCGGCGCACCCGGTGGCGCCGATCGTGACGCTGCACCACCTGGACGTGGTGCAGCCGCTGTTCCCCAACGCGCCCGCGCGGCCGGCGGCGGTGCGGAGGCTGTTCAGCGGGCCCGTGAGGCTGGACCCGGCGGGGATAATGCAGCAGTCCATCTGCTACGACGGGGCGAACCGGTGGACGGTGTCGGTGGCGTGGGGGTTCGCCGTGCTGGTGTCGAGGGGGGTGACCTCGCCGCGGGAGATGGAGATGCCGGCGCGGACGTTCCTCAACTGGTACCGGCGCGCCGACTACACGGCGTACGCCTTCAACACGCGGCCCCTGGCGCGCACGCCGTGCCACAAGCCGGCCGTGTACTACCTGTCGTCGGCGCGCAGCGCGGAGGCCGCCCGCGGCGGGGAGACAACGGTGACGCGGTACGAGCGGTGGCGCCCCGCGAACGAGACGCGGCCCGCGTGCCGTTGGAACATCACCGACCCGGACGCGCATCTCGACCACATCGTCGTGCTCAAGAGGCCCGACCCCGGGATATGGGACCGG TCGCCGAGGAGGAACTGCTGTAGGGTGCTGTCGTCGCCCAAGGTggggaaggaggggaagaagaCGATGACCATCGACGTGGGCGTGTGCAGGGACGGCGAGTTCAGCCAAGTAGTCTAG